In Prunus dulcis chromosome 1, ALMONDv2, whole genome shotgun sequence, the following are encoded in one genomic region:
- the LOC117615526 gene encoding calcium homeostasis endoplasmic reticulum protein, translating to MDRQPHDYASASAMAYAQQQRQAATNIQQQQQQPPQQQQFGYPPPQTQQFHGQPYVGPHPSLQQQFPYHPHLQQPQVLPHAPQHPHHLPPPPSFAPHLPPPLVPSPFHSGPTYDSPPPPPPAAPPSDPELHKLIDKVAEYAAKVGPDFEATVREKQQDNPEYAFLFGGDGHSYYRYKLWISKWGPGGSFNQPGFPPASMHMLRPPPNPMMSGPPSAGAMMGGPLPSYFYEQQRHGQPFGVYGRPEYDQSSNKPFKGLSGPLPPEVAIELNSVLKSLNGTKESIKGAKFWFMQRSIFAPALAEALRERVFGLDDCERQLHVIYLANDILFDSSHRRTGEGLDNESLALKPILGSMLARIYHNPQITEDNQLRLQQILQLWASNNIYDQDTIDALRNEMMGGPSSNSFTGLPKDLSSASTDSAAGLPPQTTNLNMLQWQPDRQSSVSGSHDQDHLDKHAGPGQAMPLSVPSQQFLPNSIPPAAFPGSMPIPSSVQPVINQQPAPHILPGQPANSGEKLPPYPLFPPGLIPEMVRKMQIGSGVPYSPMSPLDIPTVIPPSNVPQSEILERVSKFFKEIGEVNPSEGPLHNADGRDEDEYEREPSVRKGGACIPPPPNLQIDPETGTYADGSVDRKSGSGRLGLGATADPNEASQYDDVYSSYRKQRSTNYHSSMSARAATR from the exons ATGGATCGGCAGCCGCACGATTACGCCTCCGCCTCCGCCATGGCCTACGCCCAACAGCAGCGCCAAGCAGCCACCAACATccaacagcaacagcagcaaccGCCCCAGCAGCAGCAATTCGGGTACCCTCCCCCACAAACCCAACAGTTCCACGGCCAGCCTTACGTGGGCCCACACCCCTCTCTCCAGCAACAATTCCCCTACCACCCTCACTTGCAGCAGCCGCAGGTCCTCCCCCACGCGCCGCAACACCCCCACCACCTCCCTCCGCCTCCCTCCTTTGCCCCCCACCTCCCCCCTCCTTTAGTCCCCTCCCCCTTCCACTCCGGCCCCACTTACGACTCTCCACCTCCGCCGCCACCGGCCGCCCCTCCATCCGACCCAGAGCTCCACAAGCTGATCGACAAGGTCGCCGAGTACGCCGCCAAGGTGGGGCCGGATTTCGAAGCGACGGTCAGGGAGAAACAGCAGGACAATCCCGAGTACGCCTTCTTGTTCGGCGGCGATGGCCACAGCTACTACCGCTACAAGCTCTGGATATCGAAGTGGGGCCCCGGCGGGTCATTCAACCAGCCCGGGTTCCCCCCTGCATCCATGCACATGCTGCGACCTCCGCCGAACCCCATGATGAGCGGGCCGCCGTCTGCTGGGGCGATGATGGGTGGGCCGCTGCCGTCTTATTTCTACGAGCAGCAGCGGCACGGTCAACCGTTTGGAGTTTATGGGCGTCCAGAGTACGACCAGTCGTCGAACAAGCCCTTCAAAGGCCTTTCTGGGCCGCTTCCGCCTGAGGTTGCGATAGAGCTGAATAGTGTGCTGAAGTCGCTGAATGGGACCAAAGAGTCCATTAAAGGAGCGAAATTTTGGTTTATGCAGAGGTCGATATTTGCGCCTGCTCTGGCTGAAGCTCTTAGAGAGAGGGTGTTTGGCTTGGATGATTGTGAGAGGCAACTGCATGTGATTTACCTTGCCAATGACATTTTGTTTGACAG CTCGCATCGGCGTACTGGTGAAGGCCTTGATAATGAATCCCTTGCACTTAAACCTATCTTAGGTTCCATGCTTGCAAGGATTTATCACAACCCTCAAATCACGGAGGACAATCAATTGAGGTTGCAGCAAATTTTACAGTTATGGGCTTCTAATAACATTTACGATCAGGATACTATTGATGCACTTAGGAATGAGATGATGGGTGGACCCTCGAGCAATTCTTTTACAGGGCTTCCAAAAGACCTTTCTTCTGCTTCAACAGATTCAGCTGCAG GATTGCCACCACAGACAACTAACCTTAACATGCTGCAATGGCAGCCTGATAGGCAAAGTTCTGTTTCCGGTTCACACGACCAAGATCATCTTGATAAACATGCAGGTCCTGGCCAAGCCATGCCGCTGTCCGTGCCATCCCAGCAATTTCTTCCAAATTCAATCCCTCCTGCTGCTTTTCCAGGGTCAATGCCCATACCATCTTCTGTTCAACCAGTAATAAACCAACAACCTGCACCACATATACTGCCAGGTCAACCTGCTAATAGTGGTGAGAAGTTACCACCATATCCTCTGTTCCCACCTGGTCTTATTCCTGAAATGGTCAGAAAGATGCAGATTGGAAGTGGTGTGCCGTATTCTCCAATGAGTCCTTTGGACATTCCAACTGTTATACCTCCATCCAATGTACCTCAATCAGAAATTCTTGAGAGAGTGTCAAAATTCTTCAAAGAGATTGGTGAAGTTAATCCTTCTGAAGGGCCCCTTCATAATGCCGATGGTAGGGACGAGGATGAGTATGAAAGAGAGCCTTCGGTGCGCAAGGGTGGAGCTTGCATCCCTCCACCTCCAAACCTGCAGATAGACCCGGAGACAGGAACTTATGCGGATGGCAGTGTAGATCGAAAGAGTGGCTCAGGGAGGTTGGGACTTGGGGCCACAGCTGATCCAAATGAGGCAAGCCAATACGATGATGTTTATTCTTCTTACAGGAAACAAAGGAGCACCAACTACCACTCATCCATGAGTGCAAGAGCTGCAACAAGGTGA
- the LOC117616796 gene encoding UDP-galactose/UDP-glucose transporter 7 isoform X1, protein MEKLPDAEVSSILSLSAALSYGAASMAMVFINKAVLMEYSHSMTLLTVQQLATALLIHVGRRLGYTRSRGLEMSIAKKLLPVSLFYNANVAFALASLKGVNIPMYIAIKRLTPLAVLIAGFVSGKGKPTIQVSLSVILTAGGVVIAALGDFSFDFFGYSMALTSVFFQTMYLVLVEKSGAEDGLSSVEIMYYNSFLSLPVLMFLIVATGEFPNSLLLLIAKSNSFYFLVILILSFVMGIVLNYTMFLCTIVNSALTTTIVGVLKGVGSTTLGFVLLGGVQVHFLNVTGLVINTGGGVWYSFAKYQQRKSKPPKRISDVEAHRK, encoded by the exons ATGGAGAAACTTCCTGATGCAGAAGTTAGCTCAATTTTGAG TTTGTCTGCGGCTTTGTCGTATGGGGCTGCTTCCATGGCAATGGTTTTTATCAATAAAGCAGTTCTTATGGAGTACTCACATTCAATGACTCTTCTCACTGTCCAG CAATTGGCAACTGCTTTGCTTATACACGTTGGTCGAAGATTGGGATACACAAGGTCAAGAGGATTAGAAATGAGCATTGCAAAAAAACTTCTCCCGGTGTCGCTGTTCTATAATGCTAATGTGGCGTTTGCTTTGGCCAGTTTGAAGGGAGTTAATATTCCCATGTATATTGCAATCAAAAGACTCACACCTCTCGCTGTGCTTATAGCTGGGTTCGTCTCAGGAAAGGGGAAACCCACAATACAG GTGTCTCTTTCAGTAATATTGACTGCAGGAGGGGTTGTGATAGCTGCACTGGGAGATTTTTCGTTTGACTTTTTTGGATATAGCATGGCTCTCACTTCTGTTTTTTTCCAG ACCATGTACCTTGTGTTGGTGGAGAAATCTGGGGCAGAGGATGGGCTATCATCAGTTGAGATCATGTACTATAACAGCTTTCTGTCTCTTCCAGTTTTGATGTTTCTCATTGTAGCTACAGgagaatttccaaattctCTATTATTACTAATTGCAAAG AGTaattcgttttattttttggtgatccttattctttcatttgttATGGGCATTGTTCTCAACTACACCATGTTCTTATGTACCATAGTCAACTCCGCTCTAACAACAACTATCGTTGGAGTCCTAAAAGGGGTTGGCTCTACG ACCCTTGGTTTTGTCTTACTGGGTGGTGTGCAAGTGCATTTTCTGAATGTGACTGGACTAGTTATCAACACAGGTGGCGGAGTTTGGTATTCATTTGCCAAATATCAGCAAAGAAAGAGCAAGCCCCCGAAGCGGATTTCAGACGTGGAGGCTCATCGTAAATGA
- the LOC117616796 gene encoding UDP-galactose/UDP-glucose transporter 7 isoform X2 yields the protein MEKLPDAEVSSILSLSAALSYGAASMAMVFINKAVLMEYSHSMTLLTVQQLATALLIHVGRRLGYTRSRGLEMSIAKKLLPVSLFYNANVAFALASLKGVNIPMYIAIKRLTPLAVLIAGFVSGKGKPTIQVSLSVILTAGGVVIAALGDFSFDFFGYSMALTSVFFQTMYLVLVEKSGAEDGLSSVEIMYYNSFLSLPVLMFLIVATGEFPNSLLLLIAKTLGFVLLGGVQVHFLNVTGLVINTGGGVWYSFAKYQQRKSKPPKRISDVEAHRK from the exons ATGGAGAAACTTCCTGATGCAGAAGTTAGCTCAATTTTGAG TTTGTCTGCGGCTTTGTCGTATGGGGCTGCTTCCATGGCAATGGTTTTTATCAATAAAGCAGTTCTTATGGAGTACTCACATTCAATGACTCTTCTCACTGTCCAG CAATTGGCAACTGCTTTGCTTATACACGTTGGTCGAAGATTGGGATACACAAGGTCAAGAGGATTAGAAATGAGCATTGCAAAAAAACTTCTCCCGGTGTCGCTGTTCTATAATGCTAATGTGGCGTTTGCTTTGGCCAGTTTGAAGGGAGTTAATATTCCCATGTATATTGCAATCAAAAGACTCACACCTCTCGCTGTGCTTATAGCTGGGTTCGTCTCAGGAAAGGGGAAACCCACAATACAG GTGTCTCTTTCAGTAATATTGACTGCAGGAGGGGTTGTGATAGCTGCACTGGGAGATTTTTCGTTTGACTTTTTTGGATATAGCATGGCTCTCACTTCTGTTTTTTTCCAG ACCATGTACCTTGTGTTGGTGGAGAAATCTGGGGCAGAGGATGGGCTATCATCAGTTGAGATCATGTACTATAACAGCTTTCTGTCTCTTCCAGTTTTGATGTTTCTCATTGTAGCTACAGgagaatttccaaattctCTATTATTACTAATTGCAAAG ACCCTTGGTTTTGTCTTACTGGGTGGTGTGCAAGTGCATTTTCTGAATGTGACTGGACTAGTTATCAACACAGGTGGCGGAGTTTGGTATTCATTTGCCAAATATCAGCAAAGAAAGAGCAAGCCCCCGAAGCGGATTTCAGACGTGGAGGCTCATCGTAAATGA
- the LOC117614328 gene encoding probable xyloglucan glycosyltransferase 5 — MAPRLDFFNFWAKDTNKGTPVVVTMENPNFSVVEIDGPDAAFRPVDKSRGKNAKQVTWVLLLKAHRAVSCISWLATIFWALLGTIKKRLIYREGVAMESGKLGKQKLLFTVIRVFLVTSLAILAFEVVAYFKGWHYFRNPSLHIPGTSDIQSLLHMVYVAWLTFRADYIAPAIQALSKFCVVLFLIQSIDRMILSVGCLWIKFKKIKPRIDWDSLKSDDVEKTGYEYPRVLIQIPMCNEKEVYEQSISAVCQIDWPKECLLIQVLDDSDDESIQWLIKTEVANWSQRGINIIYRHRVVRTGYKAGNLKSAMSCDYVKDYEFVAIFDADFQPNPDFLKQTVPHFKDNPELGLVQARWAFVNKDENLLTRLQNVNLCFHFEVEQQVNGVFLNFFGFNGTAGVWRIKALEESGGWLERTTVEDMDIAVRAHLNGWKFIYLNDVKVLCEVPESYEAYRKQQHRWHSGPMQLFRLCLPAIITSKITAWKKANLIVLFFLLRKLILPFYSFTLFCIILPLTMFVPEAELPAWVICYVPVFMSFLNILPSPKSFPFIVPYLLFENTMSVTKFNAMVSGLFQLGSSYEWVITKKTGRSSESDLMAAAERESNMVNQLQVHRGASESELSELNRIMEQKEVAPKPIKKANKIYRKELALAFLLLTASVRSLLSAQGVHFYFLLFQGVTFLLVGLDLIGEQMS; from the exons atgGCTCCAAGATTggattttttcaatttctgggCAAAAGACACCAATAAGGGAACACCAGTGGTTGTGACAATGGAGAACCCCAATTTCTCTGTTGTGGAGATTGATGGTCCTGATGCTGCATTCAGGCCTGTTGATAAGAGCAGGGGTAAAAATGCCAAGCAAGTCACATGGGTCTTGCTTCTTAAGGCTCATCGTGCTGTCAGTTGCATTTCTTGGCTTGCCACAATCTTCTGGGCATTGCTAGGTACCATTAAGAAGAGGTTAATCTATAGGGAAGGTGTAGCTATGGAGAGTGGGAAGTTGGGAAAGCAGAAGTTACTGTTTACAGTCATAAGAGTCTTCTTAGTGACTTCCCTTGCAATTCTGGCTTTTGAGGTTGTTGCATATTTCAAAGGTTGGCATTATTTTAGGAACCCAAGTTTGCACATCCCTGGAACTTCTGATATACAAAGCTTGCTCCACATGGTTTATGTTGCCTGGTTAACGTTTCGGGCTGATTACATTGCACCTGCAATTCAAGCACTTTCGAAATTTTGTGTCGTCCTTTTCCTTATCCAATCCATAGACCGTATGATACTTAGCGTTGGTTGCTTGTGGATAAAGTTCAAGAAAATTAAGCCCAGGATAGATTGGGATTCTTTGAAGTCAGACGACGTTGAGAAAACTGGATATGAGTACCCCAGGGTTCTTATTCAAATTCCAATGTGCAATGAGAAAGAG GTATATGAGCAGTCTATCTCTGCAGTCTGCCAGATTGATTGGCCCAAGGAATGTCTTTTGATTCAAGTTCTTGATGATTCTGATGATGAGAGCATCCAGTGGTTAATAAAGACAGAGGTTGCTAATTGGAGCCAAAGGGGTATCAACATAATCTATCGGCATCGCGTGGTTAGAACTGGTTACAAAGCTGGAAATCTCAAGTCTGCAATGAGCTGTGATTATGTGAAGGACTATGAATTTGTTGCAATCTTTGATGCAGATTTCCAACCTAATCCAGATTTTCTTAAGCAAACGGTGCCACATTTCAAG GACAACCCCGAACTAGGTTTAGTTCAGGCTAGATGGGCCTTTGTGAACAAGGATGAGAACTTGTTGACTCGTCTCCAAAACGTTAATTTGTGCTTCCACTTTGAGGTGGAACAACAGGTTAATGGGgtgtttcttaatttctttggTTTCAATGGAACTGCTGGTGTTTGGAGAATTAAAGCCCTTGAGGAGTCTGGAGGATGGCTAGAAAGGACTACTGTAGAGGATATGGACATAGCTGTCCGGGCCCATCTCAATGGTTGGAAATTCATCTACCTTAACGATGTTAAG GTACTATGTGAAGTGCCCGAGTCCTATGAAGCTTATAGGAAGCAGCAGCATCGTTGGCATTCTGGTCCTATGCAGCTATTTAGATTGTGCCTGCCAGCTATTATAACTTCTAAG ATAACAGCTTGGAAGAAAGCAAACTTGATAGTATTATTCTTTCTATTGAGGAAACTCATCCTTCCATTCTATTCCTTCACCTTGTTCTGCATAATTCTTCCACTGACCATGTTTGTCCCGGAGGCAGAGCTTCCTGCATGGGTCATCTGTTACGTGCCTGTTTTCATGTCATTTCTCAACATTCTTCCATCCCCCAAATCATTCCCTTTCATTGTTCCTTACCTGCTTTTTGAGAACACTATGTCGGTAACAAAATTCAACGCAATGGTCTCTGGATTGTTCCAGTTGGGTAGCTCTTATGAGTGGGTTATCACCAAGAAGACTGGCAGGTCATCAGAATCTGACTTAATGGCAGCTGCTGAAAGGGAATCAAATATGGTAAACCAATTGCAGGTCCACAGAGGAGCTTCTGAGAGTGAGCTTTCTGAGTTGAACCGAATTATGGAGCAGAAAGAAGTAGCTCCTAAGCCAATTAAGAAAGCTAACAAGATATATAGGAAAGAGCTTGCTCTAGCATTCCTCCTGCTCACAGCTTCTGTCAGGAGTCTGTTATCTGCTCAAGGAGTACACTTCTACTTCCTGCTCTTCCAAGGTGTGACCTTCCTTCTTGTAGGACTTGATCTCATTGGGGAGCAAATGAGCTGA
- the LOC117615845 gene encoding probable cyclic nucleotide-gated ion channel 14 encodes MELKKDKLVRFYDNEKQDVQFSWEKSDTQKHSKEYKVSAAAAPLLIPEGSTAAGVRAKPHRFGSFKVFPESHEPYKKKILDPGSDIFLQWNRIFLFSCLVALFVDPLFFYLPSVLNDGSSSCVAPDLNLGIVVTCFRTLADMFYLLHMFIKLRTAYVSPSSRVFGRGELVMDPKKIARRYLRTDFFIDLIATLPLPQIVIWFIIPAVRSSHSTNNALVLIVLLQYVPRLYLIFPLSSQIIKATGVVTKTAWAGAAYNLILYMLASHVLGASWYLLSIERYMTCWKSECRKEFSPTKCFLGYLDCGNLNNDDRRRWMNSTQVFSNCNPENTIDFNYGIFENAVTKNVVSTEFLQKYFYCLWWGLQNLSSYGQTLTTSTFIGETSFAILIAILGLVLFAHLIGNMQTYLQSITVRLEEWRLKRRDTEEWMKHRQLPRDLQERVRRFVQYKWVATRGVDEESILHALPTDLRRDIQRHLCLDLVRRVPFFSQMDGQLLDAICERLVSSLSTQGTYIVREGDPVTEMLFIIRGKLESSTTNGGRIGFFNSITLRPGDFCGEELLAWALLPKSTLNLPSSTRTVRSLDEVEAFALRAEDLKFVANQFRRLHSKKLQHTFRFYSYHWRTWAACFIQAAWRRFKKRLLAKNLSMVESFSYNYDKHEEADEAEEEKEDYPNTTNATSNTFQVRQNLGVTILASRFAANTRRGAQKIKDVQLPKLLKPEEPDFSIEPEDD; translated from the exons ATGGAGTTGAAGAAAGATAAGCTAGTGAG GTTTTATGATAATGAGAAACAAGATGTTCAATTTTCATGGGAAAAAAGTGACACCCAAAAACACTCAAAAGAGTACAAAGtctcagcagcagcagccccTCTGTTAATTCCTGAAGGCAGCACTGCTGCTGGTGTTAGAGCTAAACCTCACAGATTTGGGAGTTTTAAGGTTTTCCCAGAGAGCCATGAGCcatacaagaagaaaattctTGATCCAGGAAGTGACATTTTCTTGCAATGGAACAggattttcctcttttcttgCTTGGTGGCGCTGTTCGTTGATCCGCTCTTTTTCTACCTTCCTTCTGTGCTGAATGATGGTAGCTCATCTTGTGTGGCACCTGACTTGAACTTGGGAATTGTTGTGACTTGTTTTCGCACTCTTGCCGATATGTTCTACCTGTTGCACATGTTCATTAAGTTAAGGACAGCTTATGTATCGCCAAGTTCAAGAGTTTTCGGGAGGGGTGAACTTGTTATGGATCCCAAGAAGATAGCAAGAAGGTATTTGAGAACGGATTTCTTCATAGATCTCATAGCTACACTGCCTCTCCCTCAG ATTGTGATATGGTTTATTATTCCTGCAGTTAGAAGCTCCCATAGTACCAATAATGCCCTTGTACTGATTGTTCTGCTCCAATATGTTCCAAGATTATATCTTATTTTTCCATTAAGTTCTCAGATTATCAAAGCCACTGGTGTAGTCACAAAGACAGCCTGGGCTGGGGCTGCATATAATCTCATCCTCTACATGTTAGCCAGTCAT GTCTTGGGGGCATCATGGTATTTGTTGTCCATCGAACGGTACATGACATGCTGGAAGTCAGAATGCAGAAAGGAATTCAGCCCCACGAAATGTTTCCTCGGCTACTTGGATTGTGGTAATTTGAACAACGATGATCGCCGCAGATGGATGAACAGCACTCAAGTGTTTAGCAACTGCAACCCAGAAAACACCATCGATTTCAATTATGGCATTTTTGAGAATGCAGTGACTAAAAATGTGGTCTCCACAGAGTTTCTTCAGAAGTACTTCTATTGTCTTTGGTGGGGCTTACAGAACTTGAG CTCCTATGGGCAGACTTTGACTACAAGCACATTTATTGGGGAAACTTCTTTTGCCATACTCATTGCTATCTTGGGTCTGGTTCTGTTTGCCCACTTAATTGGAAATATGCAG ACCTATTTGCAATCCATCACTGTGAGACTTGAGGAGTGGAGGCTCAAAAGGAGGGACACCGAGGAGTGGATGAAACATCGCCAGCTCCCCCGAGATCTGCAAGAGCGTGTAAGGCGATTCGTGCAGTACAAGTGGGTTGCCACTCGTGGAGTTGATGAAGAATCAATTTTACATGCCTTGCCTACTGATCTTCGTCGTGATATCCAACGCCACCTATGTTTAGATCTTGTTCGACGC GTCCCCTTTTTCTCACAGATGGATGGTCAGCTTCTTGACGCCATATGCGAGCGTTTAGTATCCTCCTTAAGTACTCAGGGCACCTACATTGTTCGTGAAGGCGATCCCGTTACAGAAATGCTTTTCATCATACGAGGGAAGCTAGAGAGCTCAACAACAAATGGAGGCAGGATAGGTTTCTTCAACTCAATTACTTTGAGACCTGGTGACTTTTGTGGTGAAGAATTGCTTGCTTGGGCATTGCTTCCCAAATCAACCCTCAACTTGCCTTCTTCAACAAGAACAGTTCGATCCCTTGATGAAGTGGAAGCCTTTGCACTGAGAGCAGAGGACCTCAAATTTGTTGCCAACCAATTTAGACGGCTTCATAGCAAGAAGCTGCAGCACACATTCCGTTTCTACTCTTACCATTGGAGAACTTGGGCTGCTTGCTTCATTCAGGCTGCGTGGCGCCGGTTCAAGAAGCGACTGCTGGCAAAGAACCTCAGCATGGTAGAGTCATTTTCATATAATTATGACAAGCATGAAGAGGCTGATGaggcagaagaagaaaaggaagattaCCCTAATACCACTAATGCAACTTCAAATACTTTCCAAGTAAGACAGAATCTTGGTGTTACAATTCTGGCTTCAAGGTTTGCTGCAAACACTAGGAGAGGAGCTCAGAAAATCAAGGATGTTCAATTGCCTAAGTTGTTGAAGCCTGAAGAGCCAGACTTCTCAATAGAGCCAGAAGATGACTAG
- the LOC117614459 gene encoding serine/arginine-rich splicing factor RSZ22: MSRVYVGNLSPRVSEADLEDEFRVFGVIRSVWVARRPPGYAFVDFDDSRDAEDAIREIDGKNGWRVELSHNSRGGGGGGRGGGRGRSGGSDLKCYECGEPGHFARECRLRGGSGRRRSRSPPRYRRSPSYGRRSYSPRGRSPRRRSLTPRGNSRSRSPPYRGREELPYANGNGLKDRRRSRS; the protein is encoded by the exons ATGTCTCGTGTGTACGTCGGAAATTTGAGCCCTCGAGTTTCCGAGGCAGATCTCGAAGATGAGTTTCGCGTTTTCGGAGTTATAAGAAG TGTATGGGTGGCTCGGAGACCACCAGGCTATGCTTTTGTTGACTTTGATGACAGTAGAGACGCAGAGGATGCAATCCGTGAAATAGATG GTAAGAATGGATGGAGAGTTGAGCTTTCACACAACTCtagaggtggtggtggtggtggtcgtGGAGGGGGTCGTGGCCGTTCTGGCGGTTCTGATTTGAAGTGCTATGAGTGTGGTGAACCTGGTCATTTTGCTCGTGAATGTCGTCTGCGGGGTGGTTCTGGAAGACGTCGTAGCCGCAGTCCCCCTCGATACCGTAGAAGCCCTAGTTATGGTCGCAG GAGCTACAGTCCTCGTGGGCGGTCCCCTAGACGTCGCAGTTTGACACCACGTGGGAACAGCCGTAGCAGGTCCCCACCATACCGTGGACGGGAGGAGTTGCCGTATGCCAATGG TAATGGTCTGAAGGATCGTCGCCGAAGCAGGAGTTGA
- the LOC117615487 gene encoding UDP-glycosyltransferase 73B5-like: protein MASPQAPHVVIFPFMAQGHTLPLLDLSKALSHRKIKVTIITTPANAKLIGKDTENHPNIGLVEIPFPIIHGLPHGTENTSQLPSMEFLFPFLMATKQLQKPFEQVLQGMRVSKSLPICVISDFFLGWTLSSCQAFGVPRLVFHGMCVLSMAICKSVCVHMPHTKAKSVLDPIDLPGLELPFDLSVSELPAQLIQATDQNDPFFQFMSDVGQADCNSWGVVVNSFEELESGTVSPFETFYENGARAWCLGPLFLYDKVEGINKPISQKQPNKLIQFLNDQVTLGSVLYVSFGTQADLSDAQLDQVGLGLEEALVPFLLVVRSTTWSPPNGLEERLEGKGLIVREWVDQQQILSHRAIGGFFSHCGWNSVIESISAGVPILAWPMIAEQSLNAKLVAEGLGAGLGIRKTHDNLGSGIEVSRQAICEGVRELMEGEKGRDARERAQALGRVAWRAVQEGGSSHEALNKLIDQLCAISGQ from the exons ATGGCATCCCCACAGGCTCCCCATGTTGTTATCTTCCCTTTCATGGCTCAAGGCCACACTCTTCCATTACTAGACCTCTCCAAAGCTCTTTCCCATCGCAAGATCAAAGTCACCATCATCACAACTCCAGCCAACGCAAAATTAATTGGCAAAGACACAGAAAACCACCCCAACATCGGACTCGTTGAGATCCCATTTCCCATCATTCATGGCTTGCCTCATGGCACAGAAAACACCTCCCAACTTCCATCCATGGAGTTCTTATTCCCATTCCTCATGGCCACCAAACAGCTCCAAAAACCCTTTGAACAAGTCCTCCAAGGCATGAGAGTGTCCAAATCACTTCCCATCTGTGTCatttcagatttcttcttGGGCTGGACTCTGTCTTCATGCCAAGCTTTTGGGGTGCCTAGATTGGTTTTTCATGGCATGTGTGTCTTGTCAATGGCCATATGCAAATCTGTGTGTGTGCACATGCCACACACAAAAGCAAAGTCAGTTTTGGACCCAATAGACTTGCCAGGCCTCGAGCTTCCCTTTGATCTGAGTGTCTCTGAATTACCAGCTCAGCTCATTCAAGCAACTGATCAAAACGACCCATTTTTCCAGTTCATGTCTGATGTGGGGCAAGCTGACTGCAACAGCTGGGGGGTTGTGGTGAACAGCTTTGAGGAGCTTGAAAGCGGCACCGTTTCACCATTTGAAACTTTCTATGAAAATGGAGCTAGGGCTTGGTGCTTGGGGCCTCTTTTCTTGTATGACAAAGTTGAAGGGATCAACAAACCCATCAGCCAGAAGCAACCCAACAAGTTGATCCAATTTCTCAATGATCAAGTCACTCTGGGCTCTGTGCTCTACGTCTCATTTGGAACACAAGCAGACTTGTCAGATGCTCAACTTGATCAAGTGGGTTTGGGCTTGGAGGAGGCTTTGGTTCCATTTCTATTGGTGGTGCGGTCAACCACTTGGTCTCCACCTAATGGACTAGAAGAGAGGTTAGAAG GTAAAGGATTGATCGTAAGGGAATGGGTGGACCAACAACAAATATTGTCACACCGAGCGATCGGAGGGTTTTTTAGTCATTGCGGGTGGAACTCGGTGATTGAAAGTATATCTGCAGGTGTGCCCATTTTGGCTTGGCCTATGATTGCCGAACAGTCCTTGAATGCTAAGCTTGTTGCTGAAGGGCTTGGGGCTGGACTTGGGATTAGAAAGACCCATGATAATTTGGGTTCAGGGATTGAGGTATCAAGGCAGGCAATTTGTGAAGGTGTGAGAGAGTTGATGGAAGGAGAGAAAGGAAGGGATGCAAGGGAGAGAGCACAAGCCTTGGGAAGAGTTGCTTGGCGTGCAGTTCAAGAAGGTGGCTCATCCCATGAAGCCCTAAACAAGCTTATTGACCAACTTTGTGCAATTTCTGGTCAATAG